In Hallerella succinigenes, the following are encoded in one genomic region:
- a CDS encoding OmpA family protein: MAKRREDSHWLIFTDLTAGLLALFILAFVAMTTMKEKKAEALTRTEQEVVSCQEEMRRVAKERNALLSQSLKAPLEKGIIALENGNIQIQASFLFPRNGADLTAEGVGIIKSIGQGLLDVLDTGDAIMVSGFTDDTPTNSPTYTNWNLSTERAVNVVKTLINQGFPGERIFAAGFGPFHPRVPNTSEENRRLNRRVEIGITPIRKAEAAEVVQK, from the coding sequence ATGGCGAAGCGTCGCGAAGATAGCCACTGGCTGATTTTTACGGACTTGACGGCAGGCCTTCTCGCCCTCTTCATTCTTGCCTTTGTCGCCATGACGACGATGAAAGAAAAGAAGGCGGAAGCTCTGACACGTACCGAACAAGAAGTCGTGAGCTGTCAAGAAGAAATGCGCCGTGTTGCCAAGGAACGCAACGCGCTGCTTTCTCAGAGCTTGAAGGCTCCTCTCGAAAAGGGAATTATCGCACTCGAAAATGGAAACATCCAGATTCAGGCGTCCTTCCTTTTTCCGCGTAACGGAGCTGATTTGACTGCCGAAGGCGTGGGTATCATTAAATCGATTGGCCAAGGTTTGCTAGACGTACTCGATACCGGTGACGCCATCATGGTCTCCGGCTTTACCGACGACACGCCGACGAATTCTCCGACTTACACGAACTGGAACCTTTCCACAGAACGCGCTGTGAATGTGGTCAAGACTTTGATCAACCAAGGCTTTCCGGGTGAACGTATTTTTGCCGCGGGCTTTGGACCTTTCCATCCGCGCGTGCCGAATACGAGTGAAGAAAATCGCCGTTTGAACCGCCGCGTGGAAATCGGCATTACGCCGATCCGTAAGGCAGAAGCGGCTGAGGTTGTGCAGAAATGA
- a CDS encoding metal-sensing transcriptional repressor, with the protein MKKTKHRDPEEVKQLMARLNRIEGQVKGIKGMIEKDAYCTHVLTQVAAVNAALNSFNKVLLSNHLRTCVAKHVREGDDTVIDELLKTLQKMMK; encoded by the coding sequence ATGAAAAAGACAAAACATCGAGATCCTGAAGAAGTCAAGCAGCTGATGGCCCGCTTGAACCGAATCGAAGGTCAGGTTAAGGGCATCAAGGGCATGATCGAAAAGGACGCCTATTGTACACACGTTTTGACCCAGGTCGCTGCGGTCAATGCTGCTCTCAATTCGTTTAATAAGGTGTTGCTTTCAAATCATCTTCGCACTTGTGTTGCAAAACATGTGCGTGAAGGCGACGACACCGTTATCGATGAGCTTTTAAAAACACTTCAAAAAATGATGAAATAA
- a CDS encoding heavy-metal-associated domain-containing protein, with protein MINIIIITIIVLAIFFAVRTSIRHFMGQGSCCGGNSGGSCALEKKLDGTVVFKKNIKIQGMICEKCEARVQNALNEINGASAKVNLKKAEAKLDAIREVSEEEIRSAVQNAGNFNVVSIEDR; from the coding sequence ATGATCAACATTATCATTATCACCATCATTGTACTTGCCATCTTCTTTGCCGTACGCACCTCCATTCGCCATTTTATGGGCCAAGGCTCTTGCTGCGGCGGTAACAGCGGGGGATCCTGCGCCCTCGAAAAGAAGCTCGACGGTACGGTCGTTTTCAAAAAGAACATCAAAATTCAGGGCATGATTTGCGAAAAATGCGAGGCTCGGGTGCAGAACGCTTTGAATGAAATCAACGGGGCATCTGCCAAGGTAAATCTGAAAAAGGCCGAGGCGAAGCTCGACGCGATCCGTGAAGTTTCGGAAGAAGAAATCCGTTCCGCTGTTCAAAATGCGGGCAATTTTAACGTCGTTTCGATCGAAGATCGCTAA
- a CDS encoding heavy metal translocating P-type ATPase translates to MGKYSVTGMSCAACVARVEKAVKALPGVDSCAVSLLTHSMQVDGSVSSSDVISAVEKVGYGATPAGDFVQGKGTTPVLSAASLENKEIPLLKRRVIASLIFLVPLLYFSMGHMMFDLPLPRWFMEPLPNTVAIALVQMTLAGIILVIHQKFFVNGFKGILHRAPNMDSLVALGAGVSYLYSLAVLFQMTRGGEGAYFFEGAATIVTLIAVGKLLEAISKGRTTNALKGLMDLAPKTARLVVTQNGREVERIVAVEQLKVGDVFAVRPGDSIPVDGFVLEGCSAVNESALTGESIPVDKTVDDRVSAATINRSGFLKCKATRVGEDTTLSKIIQMVSASAATKAPISKIADQVAGFFVPVVILIAVVTIGVWILVGADVGFALARGIAVLVISCPCALGLATPVAIMVGNGVGAKHGILFKTSAALETAGRSEIVVLDKTGTITRGEPEVTKILPAEGVLEEELLKLAASLESRSEHPLAKAIMAKAVNVDLCEVSEFTALPGNGLSAKISVDGKKELLIGGSHKFIGSQVALSKDVDLQVESLSNAGATPLLFVQGKRFLGIIAVADQVKPDSATAVSELRQMGLRVVMLTGDNLRTAQTIAKTAGIDEVIADVLSNEKEAVIQRLQAELAESGKKNAKVAMVGDGINDAPALTRADVGIAIGAGTDVAMDAADVVLVKSSLCDVVTAIRLSRKTIRNIHENLFWAFIYNVIGIPLAAGCYYHFFGWTLNATFAALAMSLSSFCVVTNALRLNFFKNPEAKRANFRTFKVEGMMCSHCEAHVKQALETLPGILLATANHKKKSVEIEFSEMPSDADIEAAITKAGYVFKG, encoded by the coding sequence ATGGGCAAGTACTCTGTGACAGGAATGAGCTGCGCTGCGTGCGTCGCTCGTGTGGAAAAAGCAGTCAAGGCGCTCCCCGGCGTAGATTCCTGCGCGGTGAGCCTTTTGACGCACTCCATGCAGGTAGACGGATCCGTTTCTTCATCGGATGTGATTTCTGCGGTGGAAAAGGTGGGTTACGGCGCAACGCCTGCAGGGGATTTTGTCCAGGGGAAGGGAACGACTCCCGTGCTTTCTGCGGCATCGCTTGAAAATAAAGAGATTCCCCTTCTCAAAAGGCGCGTGATCGCCTCTCTTATCTTCCTTGTTCCGCTGTTGTATTTTAGCATGGGACACATGATGTTCGACCTTCCGCTGCCGCGCTGGTTTATGGAGCCTTTGCCGAATACCGTCGCGATTGCGCTTGTGCAGATGACGCTTGCGGGTATTATTCTGGTGATTCACCAGAAGTTCTTTGTGAACGGTTTTAAGGGTATTTTGCACCGGGCTCCGAATATGGATTCGCTGGTCGCTCTTGGCGCGGGCGTTTCTTATTTGTACAGCCTGGCTGTTTTGTTCCAGATGACACGTGGCGGGGAAGGCGCATACTTTTTTGAAGGTGCGGCAACGATCGTCACTTTAATTGCGGTGGGCAAACTTTTAGAGGCCATTTCCAAAGGCCGCACGACAAATGCGCTCAAAGGTTTGATGGATCTTGCTCCGAAGACGGCACGCCTCGTGGTGACGCAAAACGGTCGGGAAGTGGAAAGGATTGTCGCTGTGGAACAGCTGAAGGTGGGCGACGTTTTCGCGGTCCGTCCGGGGGACAGCATTCCAGTGGACGGTTTTGTGCTGGAAGGCTGTTCTGCGGTCAATGAATCCGCTTTGACGGGCGAAAGCATTCCGGTCGATAAAACGGTCGATGACCGCGTTTCGGCGGCGACGATCAACCGCTCCGGTTTTTTGAAGTGCAAGGCGACCCGTGTGGGTGAAGACACGACCCTTTCGAAAATCATTCAGATGGTTTCGGCGTCGGCGGCGACCAAGGCCCCGATTTCAAAGATTGCGGATCAGGTCGCAGGATTTTTTGTGCCGGTCGTGATTTTAATTGCGGTTGTGACGATTGGCGTTTGGATTTTGGTGGGTGCCGATGTCGGTTTTGCACTTGCTCGCGGTATTGCGGTGCTTGTCATCAGTTGCCCATGTGCGCTTGGTCTTGCAACGCCTGTGGCGATTATGGTCGGTAACGGCGTCGGAGCAAAGCATGGAATCCTTTTTAAAACTTCCGCTGCGTTAGAAACAGCAGGCCGCTCCGAAATCGTGGTGCTCGACAAGACGGGAACGATTACCCGTGGCGAACCGGAAGTTACAAAGATTCTTCCGGCGGAAGGTGTATTGGAAGAAGAACTTTTGAAGCTTGCGGCGAGTCTTGAATCGAGAAGCGAACATCCCTTGGCGAAGGCGATTATGGCGAAGGCCGTAAACGTGGATCTTTGCGAAGTTTCCGAATTTACGGCGCTTCCGGGGAACGGCCTTTCGGCAAAGATTTCTGTGGATGGGAAAAAAGAACTTTTGATCGGCGGATCCCACAAGTTTATAGGATCGCAGGTTGCACTTTCAAAGGATGTGGACTTGCAGGTGGAATCTCTTTCGAACGCTGGAGCGACGCCGCTTTTGTTTGTGCAGGGAAAACGTTTTTTGGGAATCATTGCGGTGGCGGATCAGGTGAAGCCGGATTCTGCTACGGCGGTTTCGGAGCTTCGGCAGATGGGCCTTCGTGTGGTGATGCTCACCGGCGATAATCTGCGGACGGCGCAGACGATTGCGAAGACAGCGGGCATTGACGAGGTGATTGCCGATGTTCTTTCGAATGAAAAGGAGGCGGTCATTCAGCGGCTCCAGGCAGAACTTGCGGAAAGCGGTAAAAAGAATGCGAAGGTCGCGATGGTGGGCGACGGTATCAATGATGCGCCTGCGCTGACCCGTGCTGATGTGGGAATTGCGATTGGAGCGGGGACGGACGTGGCGATGGACGCAGCGGATGTGGTGCTTGTAAAGAGCTCTCTTTGTGACGTGGTGACCGCGATTCGTTTGAGCCGTAAAACGATTCGGAACATCCACGAAAACCTTTTCTGGGCGTTTATTTACAACGTGATCGGCATTCCGCTTGCGGCGGGCTGCTACTACCATTTTTTCGGTTGGACTTTGAATGCGACTTTTGCCGCTCTCGCGATGAGCCTTTCGAGTTTCTGCGTGGTGACGAATGCGCTACGCTTGAATTTTTTCAAGAATCCGGAAGCGAAAAGGGCGAATTTTCGAACCTTCAAAGTCGAAGGCATGATGTGCTCGCATTGCGAAGCCCATGTCAAACAGGCTCTAGAAACTTTGCCCGGAATCCTGTTGGCGACGGCGAATCACAAAAAGAAATCCGTCGAAATCGAATTTTCGGAAATGCCTTCGGACGCAGATATCGAAGCCGCTATCACAAAGGCGGGCTACGTATTCAAAGGCTAA
- the argH gene encoding argininosuccinate lyase, translating into MAEKKGKKMMWDGRFDCGMAQSMIDLSFSLDFDKELLEEDIQGSLGHGKGLVESGVLTKTDYAKIRKGLLGILDDVHAGKNLWLPTDEDVHMAVERVLTDRIGDLGKKIHTGRSRNDQVSTDFKLYMRHRAVEIRALVVELQKNVLDVAKKNFGKIMPGYTHLQQAQPILFSHYMMSLFFALSRDVKRLDNFLDLHVELPLGSGAIAGSAFPYHRQLVAEELGFERPSANSIDAVSHRDMALEFLNDLAIIANTLSRYAEDFVIWSSSEFGYLTLSDAFSSGSSMMPQKKNPDSMELIRGKSGRMLGNYTAMFTLVKGAPLSYSRDLQEDKQPVFDSTHTAKVLLRVMSEAIASARWNFDRMEDRMLPALLATDLADILVEDGVPFRDAHRIVGSLVGEAAKLGEQFTDLSDEAWAAKGVPNPKDVKKRLTFAYSVSRRNIEGGTGANSVKNQFKKAEAILKKELKK; encoded by the coding sequence ATGGCCGAAAAGAAAGGCAAAAAAATGATGTGGGACGGCCGCTTTGACTGCGGAATGGCCCAAAGCATGATCGATCTCAGCTTCAGCTTGGATTTTGACAAGGAGCTTTTGGAAGAAGACATTCAGGGTTCTCTCGGCCATGGAAAGGGCCTTGTGGAATCCGGCGTTCTCACCAAAACAGATTATGCCAAGATTCGCAAAGGCCTTTTGGGAATTCTCGACGATGTTCATGCGGGCAAAAATCTTTGGCTCCCGACGGACGAAGACGTCCACATGGCCGTGGAACGCGTTTTGACGGACCGCATCGGCGATCTCGGCAAAAAAATTCACACAGGCAGAAGCCGCAACGACCAGGTTTCCACGGACTTCAAACTTTACATGCGTCACCGCGCTGTTGAAATCCGCGCTCTCGTAGTTGAACTGCAGAAGAACGTTTTGGACGTTGCCAAGAAGAACTTCGGCAAGATTATGCCGGGCTACACACACTTGCAACAGGCCCAGCCGATTCTCTTCAGCCATTACATGATGAGTCTCTTCTTTGCGCTTTCCCGCGACGTGAAGCGCCTTGACAACTTCCTCGATTTGCACGTGGAACTTCCGCTCGGAAGCGGTGCGATTGCAGGTTCTGCATTCCCATACCACCGTCAGCTCGTCGCAGAAGAACTCGGCTTTGAACGTCCGAGCGCAAACAGCATCGATGCTGTTTCGCACCGCGATATGGCTCTCGAATTTTTGAACGATCTCGCAATCATCGCGAATACGCTCAGCCGCTATGCAGAAGACTTTGTGATTTGGAGCTCTTCTGAATTCGGTTACCTCACCCTTTCCGACGCTTTCTCGAGCGGTTCTTCCATGATGCCGCAGAAGAAGAATCCGGATTCGATGGAATTAATCCGCGGTAAGTCCGGTCGTATGCTCGGCAATTACACGGCGATGTTCACTCTGGTGAAGGGCGCACCGCTTTCTTACAGCCGCGACCTCCAGGAAGACAAGCAGCCGGTCTTTGACAGCACGCACACCGCCAAGGTTCTTCTCCGCGTTATGAGCGAAGCGATCGCAAGCGCCCGCTGGAATTTCGACAGGATGGAAGATCGCATGCTCCCGGCCCTTCTCGCCACGGACCTTGCAGACATCTTGGTGGAAGACGGCGTTCCGTTCCGCGATGCACACCGTATCGTGGGAAGCCTTGTCGGCGAAGCCGCGAAGCTCGGTGAACAGTTCACGGACCTTTCCGATGAAGCGTGGGCTGCCAAGGGCGTGCCGAATCCAAAGGACGTGAAAAAACGTTTGACCTTTGCCTATTCCGTCTCCCGTCGTAACATCGAAGGCGGTACCGGTGCGAACTCTGTAAAAAACCAGTTCAAAAAGGCCGAAGCCATTCTCAAGAAAGAATTGAAGAAGTAA
- a CDS encoding PAS domain-containing protein, with protein sequence MKNNESAYCEINDHGRLLTANKRFCRLFGYKEEQVEWHYIRDVFRYDQDWTSFIQNATTKASHFIVRLKNRKGRSFLASISREASELNGKTVYQNTFQKLSDITETDNEETFMVEDPLYEAPQIVAL encoded by the coding sequence ATGAAGAACAACGAATCCGCATACTGCGAAATCAATGATCACGGTCGCCTGCTGACGGCAAACAAGCGTTTCTGCCGTCTGTTCGGATACAAGGAAGAACAGGTCGAATGGCACTATATCCGCGATGTTTTCCGCTACGACCAAGATTGGACTTCGTTCATCCAGAACGCGACGACAAAGGCGTCGCACTTCATTGTGCGCCTCAAGAACCGCAAAGGACGCAGCTTCCTCGCGAGCATTTCCCGCGAAGCCTCCGAATTGAACGGAAAGACAGTTTACCAAAATACCTTCCAAAAGCTCTCGGATATCACGGAAACGGATAACGAAGAAACGTTCATGGTGGAAGACCCCCTTTATGAAGCTCCGCAAATCGTCGCCCTTTAA
- a CDS encoding LamG-like jellyroll fold domain-containing protein: MKPMKALFAALPILGAGIFFACSTHVAGGSSEETNTIAGTLTLPSGEAAARVVVQAQAVSGSDSTVYNDTTNSQGEFSISPKAKGVYGLSAISEDFAYYDTISVYGKTVSRDAELTKTETLSGNVYLRTNEAAVGAVVSLAGSPWKAITDEEGSFTLVNVPQGQHSIQVLSPQSNYVLNQTYSVATVPAHWILPLSTDYAMAGYWTFESFNGNTAADVRGVSGNAVLYGEASLEAGRDAGKALHFESASDFAVVENDKGVLDSAKAFTVEAWVNIQNLQSDSAFVKNIVGKLGFSDSAVFSLSVLKDTCGIEGSAFGFFIAQGSGDSLRCESAAISRAAVEIGSWTYLAASWSGDSAKLYVNGKFEATVATDFEVLVGENGIPLYFGKENLNLLIDEVRLSTTAIEEIDALYRYQE, encoded by the coding sequence ATGAAGCCGATGAAAGCTCTTTTTGCAGCCCTTCCGATTTTAGGCGCAGGTATTTTCTTCGCCTGTTCCACACATGTGGCCGGCGGAAGTTCCGAAGAGACGAATACGATTGCCGGTACGCTAACGCTTCCAAGCGGAGAAGCCGCAGCCCGCGTCGTTGTGCAAGCTCAGGCAGTCAGCGGTTCGGATTCGACAGTCTACAACGACACGACGAACTCCCAGGGCGAATTTTCGATTTCGCCTAAGGCAAAAGGCGTTTACGGTTTAAGCGCCATCTCTGAAGATTTCGCCTACTACGACACGATTTCTGTCTACGGCAAAACGGTTTCCCGCGATGCCGAACTGACAAAGACCGAAACCCTTTCTGGAAACGTTTACTTGCGCACCAACGAAGCCGCAGTCGGTGCAGTCGTTTCTCTCGCCGGCTCTCCGTGGAAAGCGATTACCGATGAAGAAGGTTCCTTTACGCTCGTGAACGTGCCGCAGGGACAACATTCGATTCAGGTTCTTTCGCCACAGTCGAATTACGTACTGAATCAAACTTACTCGGTAGCAACCGTTCCGGCTCACTGGATTTTGCCGCTGTCGACGGATTACGCGATGGCAGGATACTGGACGTTTGAATCTTTCAACGGTAATACTGCGGCCGATGTCCGTGGCGTTTCGGGGAATGCAGTGCTTTACGGCGAAGCCTCTTTGGAAGCGGGTCGTGATGCGGGCAAGGCGCTCCATTTTGAAAGCGCTAGCGATTTTGCAGTCGTCGAAAACGACAAGGGCGTTCTTGACAGCGCGAAGGCTTTTACCGTCGAAGCGTGGGTGAACATTCAAAATCTGCAAAGCGATTCCGCCTTTGTGAAGAATATCGTCGGAAAGCTCGGATTTAGTGATAGCGCGGTCTTTAGCCTTTCCGTTCTAAAGGATACCTGCGGCATCGAAGGTTCCGCTTTTGGATTCTTTATCGCCCAAGGTTCCGGAGATTCTCTCCGTTGCGAAAGCGCAGCGATTAGCAGGGCCGCCGTTGAAATCGGCTCCTGGACTTATCTCGCGGCCTCGTGGAGCGGCGACTCGGCAAAGCTTTACGTGAACGGCAAGTTCGAAGCTACCGTGGCGACGGATTTTGAAGTTCTCGTCGGAGAAAACGGCATTCCGCTTTACTTCGGCAAGGAAAACTTAAACCTTTTAATTGACGAAGTTCGACTTTCTACAACCGCAATTGAAGAAATTGACGCTCTTTATCGCTATCAAGAATAG
- a CDS encoding TIGR02147 family protein codes for MKPVMQYSDFREFLRDFYQERKPYGFSFREFSKLAGYSSPVFLKLVIEGKANLSERGTERVANATGLVGADVEYFRILVAMNQSKNAEEKKLLFKELRSIAKSNKVKIVGEDQYDYYESWVSPVLREALPHMAKSKVSEVADKLIFKSSAAEIRKSIQVLLNAGLLSKNADGTLTQTNQKISTGNLEMPSLAVRDMHRQMGELAVQALATVPVEERDISGLTLGVPENILPRIRAEIAEFRRRISNIVTESPETDRVYRLNVQFFPLTKKISSSVEGGAA; via the coding sequence ATGAAACCGGTGATGCAATATTCGGACTTCCGAGAATTTCTCAGGGACTTCTATCAAGAAAGAAAGCCCTATGGATTCTCGTTCCGAGAATTTTCAAAGCTCGCCGGTTACAGCTCCCCCGTTTTTTTGAAGCTCGTGATCGAAGGCAAGGCGAACCTTTCCGAACGAGGAACAGAACGCGTGGCAAACGCAACGGGCCTTGTCGGCGCCGATGTGGAATATTTCCGCATTCTCGTGGCAATGAACCAGAGCAAAAATGCGGAAGAAAAGAAACTTTTGTTCAAAGAACTCCGATCGATTGCAAAATCGAACAAAGTGAAAATTGTCGGCGAAGACCAGTACGATTATTACGAATCCTGGGTTTCCCCGGTGCTACGCGAAGCTTTGCCTCACATGGCAAAATCCAAGGTTTCCGAAGTCGCCGATAAGCTGATATTCAAAAGTTCCGCGGCAGAGATTCGCAAATCAATCCAGGTTCTTTTGAACGCAGGTCTTCTCTCTAAAAATGCGGACGGAACCTTAACGCAAACGAATCAAAAAATTTCGACGGGCAATCTGGAAATGCCCTCGCTCGCCGTGCGCGACATGCACCGTCAAATGGGAGAGCTCGCCGTTCAAGCTTTGGCCACGGTTCCCGTAGAAGAGCGCGACATTTCCGGTTTAACGCTCGGCGTCCCTGAAAATATTCTACCGAGAATCCGCGCCGAGATCGCGGAATTCCGCCGTCGCATTTCAAATATCGTCACAGAATCCCCGGAAACCGATCGCGTTTACCGTTTGAATGTGCAGTTCTTTCCGCTGACGAAAAAAATTTCTTCCTCTGTCGAAGGAGGTGCCGCATGA
- a CDS encoding stress response translation initiation inhibitor YciH (involved in start site selection during the initiation of translation), whose translation MIEERSSLVYVTGKGKIEQPKPVTERPKTDGVVRILLKRLGGNKMVSVVTGVDLDANALADLGRDLKRKCGTGGTVKDFQIEIQGDKRNVLKAELEKRGYTVKLAGG comes from the coding sequence ATGATTGAAGAACGTTCTTCCCTCGTCTATGTAACGGGAAAAGGCAAAATTGAACAGCCGAAGCCTGTGACGGAACGCCCCAAAACGGATGGCGTGGTGCGCATCCTTTTGAAGCGTCTCGGTGGAAATAAAATGGTCAGCGTCGTCACGGGCGTCGACTTAGATGCAAACGCTTTGGCGGACCTTGGGCGCGATCTTAAGCGTAAATGCGGAACCGGTGGAACGGTCAAGGATTTCCAGATCGAAATTCAGGGCGACAAAAGGAACGTCCTCAAGGCGGAACTCGAAAAGCGGGGCTATACGGTCAAGCTCGCTGGCGGTTAG
- a CDS encoding mammalian cell entry protein: MWHAHQESSTQATIDFQELGSLSPEDPMTENGYPIGHVGDVQWLGDRSRVTVVFDEPITLHEGTRFRNAAFALMGQRRIELIRTHEGEVLPKDHIFKGEFVPGITESLRFITELHDQAMVARDAVLTILSGNDTLSSVTQKYQEAMKTVESLLNGLEKTTNTTGKKIQEVLAQAENASATIHKTADAADSTIRTITAQADSSIAKAHGALQGLSEGIEKIEAITQAVETDTLTQNLLNTKETVDKVNQLVAQMKKLIQAINTKGIAMYDENGNKIQLLKWKNLNLIGETAREKAKKRQENQKN, from the coding sequence ATGTGGCATGCGCATCAAGAAAGTTCCACCCAGGCAACGATCGACTTCCAGGAACTCGGATCCCTTTCTCCCGAAGATCCGATGACCGAAAACGGCTACCCGATTGGACACGTCGGCGATGTACAGTGGCTCGGCGACCGTTCCCGTGTGACCGTCGTCTTTGACGAACCGATTACCCTGCACGAAGGCACCCGATTTCGCAACGCCGCATTCGCCCTGATGGGGCAGCGCCGTATTGAACTCATTCGCACCCACGAAGGCGAGGTCCTTCCCAAGGATCATATATTTAAAGGCGAATTCGTTCCGGGCATTACCGAATCGCTTCGCTTTATCACTGAATTGCACGACCAGGCGATGGTCGCCCGAGACGCCGTCCTCACCATCCTTTCGGGAAACGACACATTGTCAAGCGTCACCCAAAAATACCAAGAAGCCATGAAGACGGTCGAAAGTCTGCTCAACGGGCTTGAAAAGACTACAAATACGACCGGCAAAAAAATCCAGGAAGTCCTCGCCCAGGCTGAAAACGCCTCTGCGACCATCCATAAAACAGCGGACGCCGCCGACTCTACCATCCGTACGATCACAGCCCAAGCCGATTCTTCGATCGCCAAGGCGCACGGAGCCCTGCAGGGCCTTTCTGAAGGCATCGAAAAGATCGAAGCGATTACCCAAGCCGTTGAAACCGATACACTGACGCAGAACCTCTTGAATACGAAAGAAACTGTGGATAAGGTTAACCAGCTCGTCGCCCAAATGAAAAAGCTAATCCAGGCGATTAACACCAAGGGCATCGCCATGTATGACGAAAACGGCAACAAGATTCAGCTTTTGAAGTGGAAGAACCTGAATCTGATCGGGGAAACCGCCCGTGAAAAAGCGAAGAAGCGTCAGGAGAATCAAAAAAATTGA
- a CDS encoding zinc ribbon domain-containing protein yields the protein METQFCQSCGMPLTNEILGTNADGSKNEEYCIYCYKDGAFTGDFNMEQMVEFCSQFVDELNKNTGKNLTREEYKEELHKYFPTLKRWRFPADQLPQATSPMKQTFIEEVNALGVKDMPKIDNLFVLQGAFINQEYKINGNSVKFLDDNASYWGNQVEKKGAEGRCFGIACDERYILVSEYGKNGADAEIVVIKKR from the coding sequence ATGGAGACGCAATTTTGTCAGAGCTGCGGAATGCCGCTCACAAACGAAATCCTCGGTACGAATGCCGATGGCAGCAAGAACGAAGAGTATTGCATCTACTGCTACAAGGACGGCGCCTTCACCGGCGACTTCAACATGGAACAGATGGTTGAATTCTGCTCGCAGTTCGTCGATGAGTTAAACAAAAATACCGGCAAGAACCTCACCCGCGAAGAATACAAGGAGGAACTCCACAAGTATTTTCCGACGCTCAAGCGCTGGCGCTTCCCCGCAGATCAACTGCCGCAAGCTACTTCGCCCATGAAGCAAACATTCATCGAGGAAGTCAACGCCCTCGGCGTCAAGGACATGCCGAAAATCGACAACCTCTTTGTGTTGCAGGGCGCGTTCATCAATCAGGAATACAAAATTAACGGCAACAGCGTCAAGTTCCTGGACGATAACGCCAGCTACTGGGGCAATCAGGTCGAAAAGAAGGGTGCCGAAGGACGCTGCTTTGGAATTGCATGCGACGAACGCTACATTCTCGTGAGCGAATATGGCAAGAACGGCGCTGACGCCGAAATCGTCGTCATCAAAAAGCGGTAA
- a CDS encoding phosphatidylglycerophosphatase A: MNREELHAKYHKPKVPHQWRCTDKISALICTFFGTGMLPKMPGSYGSLAAALVAYPLAIFSSEFWPLRYESWTEEGVTLDSYGFFLFAALVVFFAAIPFVKKAMRDTETEDPGWIVIDEVCGVFMALAFISAESILSNPWLLLVAFGVFRFFDILKPLGIHKFESFPGAWGVMADDLLGGVYSGIVLFGVVRVFGL, from the coding sequence ATGAATCGAGAAGAATTACATGCCAAATATCATAAACCGAAAGTGCCGCATCAGTGGCGCTGCACCGATAAAATTTCGGCTTTGATCTGCACCTTCTTTGGAACGGGAATGCTCCCGAAAATGCCGGGATCCTATGGCAGCCTTGCCGCGGCGCTTGTCGCTTATCCGCTTGCTATTTTCAGTTCTGAATTTTGGCCGCTCCGTTATGAATCTTGGACGGAAGAGGGCGTAACTCTCGACTCTTACGGATTCTTTTTGTTTGCGGCGCTTGTCGTCTTTTTTGCGGCGATCCCGTTTGTGAAAAAGGCGATGCGCGATACGGAGACAGAAGATCCGGGTTGGATTGTAATTGATGAAGTCTGTGGCGTCTTTATGGCGCTCGCGTTTATTTCGGCGGAGTCGATACTTTCTAACCCATGGCTTTTGCTTGTCGCTTTTGGCGTTTTCCGCTTTTTTGATATTCTAAAACCGCTCGGCATTCACAAGTTCGAAAGTTTCCCGGGCGCTTGGGGAGTGATGGCGGACGATTTACTCGGCGGCGTTTATTCGGGCATTGTCCTGTTTGGGGTCGTGCGTGTTTTTGGACTTTAA